A segment of the Trifolium pratense cultivar HEN17-A07 linkage group LG7, ARS_RC_1.1, whole genome shotgun sequence genome:
GCTATATGATACTTGACATTAATGAATTGTACTTGATTAATTATGGTTTAACCTTGTATCTAATTGTGACGTGAGATTGTTGTAGTTTTGATGTCTAATTAATTAAAGTGTTTAGTATGCGTGATTACTTACACTATGTGAATTTCAATAACTAACTCTCTGTTATGTGTATGTGCTGGACttttgggggtccagattctcAAGTTATCTGTTTGTCAGTGTTCGAGTTGTTGGCGAAGccccgctctgattgtgacatgGGGAAGAATTCATAGTCTATTATGTCGTCTCATTGAATCAAAAgtgtatattttataaaaagtaattttgtACAAGTGATGTTTACTAATTAATCTTATTAGTAGAATTTTAGTGAAGAATGTAACATcttgaactaatattttttaatttattttgacttCGAGTcttaaagttatttttatccgcttcttattttgaaaaataattttctatgGTTAGAATGATTTAAatattgggtttgggtgttacaatgtACACCCCTAGCAGTGTTAaattaaaactcttagggagagtttgccacACATTTGAGTCACACAAGGCTCGAGGATTAGTCTCTACAGTTGTGCGCAGAGGATACcccgtttaaaaaaaatgtataggagagatttttttaaataaacaaacaagATATTTGGTGTATCATTAATTCTATTGAGTATTGATGaaacaaatcaattttaagatttgctctttttttttcttaagatTTTATGACAATACAATGACTTtattggaatattttatattatttatcagAATCTATTTGATGTataatatttgataaatatattatcaaaaaataataaatgataaatataaaatagaatataaaacatgataatgataaaatataagAGTTATCTCATGTGTTTGCTACACACTAATAACAAATAAGACAATATTATTTTACCATATCATATAATAAATGTGagggatttatttatttatttattttgggattTATGTCATATATTAATAGAGAAGTTAATATTGatgctttatatatataatgcaaaaaaaatatggtgaaaaaaattggtaaaaaaagtaagaaaaaaacataGTTCGGAAAAAACGGAACTACAAAACAAATATGTCATATATAAGCGGGACACTCAAATAAAGTCAAAACCAGACATTAAAAGCATTTGGATTCGGTTTCTATATATAAGTCATCCAATAATTAAAGCATATTataaccattttttatttttttattcaatacattaggaaaaaaataaaataaagatcctaccaaaaaactaaaataaaataaagcttATTATAACTTTgaccatttttttataaatcataTTATAACTTTgaccatttttttataaatcataTTATAACTTTGaccatttttaattttgattcaatacatagtagtaaaaaaaacaaaaattgaaacatattagtaaaaaatttgatcaaatacaaatcataaaaaaacctttacaaaatcattttcttttttttttcgagGTAAACACCAACAAATCCTACCAACCCATtgcttctctctctttctctaaaattcaaatataaaaaggAGAGATTAGAGGTGACTATAGTTGCATGCATTAAAATGGCTAAAAGGGCAGTGCTAATAGGGTGCAACTATCCAGGAACAAAAGCTGAGCTAAAAGGGTGCATTAACGATGTGTGGAGGATGCACAAAtgtctcattgaaaaatatggattCTCAGATGAGGATATCACTCTCCTCATTGACACTCACCGTTCTTACACCCAACCCACCGGAAAAAACATTCGATGTGCCATTTCAAAGATGGTTCGATCAGCTCAACCTGGTGACGTGCTCTTTGTCCACTATAGCGGTCATGGCACCCGTCTTCCTGCTGAGATCGGGGAGGACGATGATACTGGCTATGATGAGTGCATTGTTCCCACAGATATGAATCTCATCACTGgtatacttttttatgttttcaatCTATTTTCATTTAAGAAAACTCAAGTCAATCAAATAATCTAGAGTTTGAGGCACGTTTTGTATTTTAACTTatgcattatttttttgtctcagatttatttatttgctttataattttgtttttgttcaaacAATTGATCGTTTTAGGTACCATTTAATAAATCaatcatttatttaatatatttttgattgattttttatattctaaACCTTTTGGGTTtaagattaattaaaaaaattcgtAAACGTTGTTTAGCTGGTATAGGCTACTAGAAACATTATTATTTGAGAAATCGAGATTCGATCTCCAGAATTTAGCCACTAGGCTATTGAAAAGGTTAggaaaaaaactaattaaaaaactaatttagCCACTGCAAGTCTGCGATAAACGTTTGACATGTAAACAAAATATTGTGAAAGCAAAATCATATTTCATTGTTGTGGCTCTTTGTTATGCGATGCTAACTATCATTTTGGGTTGCCAAACAGATGAAGATTTCAGAGATTTTGTAAAAAGGGTACCTAAAGGTTGTAGGATCACAATTGTATCCGATTCTTGTCACAGCGGAGGATTGATAGAAGCGGCAAAGGAGCAAATAGGAGATAGTACAAAGGAAGGAGGACATAGTTCATCCTCAGGCTTCAAAAATTTACTTAAAAGAACTGTGGAAGATACCATGAAGTCTCGTGATATTGGAGAAAAACACGATCTTCATCATTGGGACCATAGCTATGTGAAGAATAGGTCTTTGCCACTTTCAACTCTTATTGAAATGCTAAAGCTGAAAACTGGAAAAGATGATATAGAAATTGGAGAATTAAGACCTACCCTATTTTATATCTTCGGGGAAGATGCTAGTCCTAAAGTGAAGAATTTCGTTAAGTTTGTTTTGAACAAACTTAAACATGGAGGTGGTGAGAATGAAGGTCATGGAGGAATTTTGGGGCTGGTGAACAATCTTGCTGAAGGGCTTCTTAAACATATGCTGCAGATTGACGACAATGAGGAAAACGAAAATCCTGTCGAGCCTGCAGAAGAAGCATATGCTACATCAACTAAGCACAACATTGTAGATAGTGGAATTCTACTGAGTGGTTGCCAAACTGATCAAACTTCAGCAGATGCAAGTCCTAATGGAAATTCTGATGAAGCTTATGGGGCGTTTAGTAATGCCATACAAGCTATAATTACGGGGAAAGATGTAGTTACAAATCGAGAGCTTATCTTGAAGGCTAGGAAGAAACTTCATAGGCAAGGTTATACTCAGAAGCCAGGACTGTATTGTAGTGACAATAATGTCGATGCTCCTTTTATATGTTGATTTGATAGTGATACAACTTGTGTTTGTTTGCAACTACTTTTATGAGTTTTTCACAATCAATGTTGCACAAAAGAAATAtgtattttatgttttgttataaaataatatgtagcatttgatttttcaataataataataataataataataataataatatgtaacaTTCTACATAATCGAGTTCAGTAACATTCTACATAATCGAGTTCAGCAGTATTTCCCTATGTCAATGATCAACCAtatagagatataaaattttgaattatacACAAAACTGGGTGATGTAATCAAAAGATTGAATTGGAGATTGCACAATGATGACATACGTCATTACACACAAATAAAGACCGTTTGCAAGAGTTTTTAGTAGAATTTGCACCAAATTCATGGAGGAATAATGCACTAGTATGAGAGTTTTTGTAAAGGAAGAAAATAGCTGAAGAATTGTAAAAAAAGAGCCAAATTTCCTGTTTTGCCGCCCCAGGCGAAATTTTCAgtgcctggggcgaaatttTGCAAATCAAGCAATATAAGCCACAAATCaagcaaattaattaaaaaataacatgcCTGATGCCTCAAACTCAAAGCGAAGGTTGTATGATCACAATTGTATTAGATTCTAGTCAGTGGACGATTGATTGAAGCAGCCAAGGAACAAATAATTCATCCTTAAGCTTCAAAAACTTCCTTAACAGAACTTTGGAAGATACCAAGTCTCGTGATAACTATGTTAAGAATAGGTCTTTGCCTCTTTTCAACTCTTATCGAAAAGCTAAAGCAGAAACACTGGGAAAGATGATATAGATATCGGAGAACTAAGACCTATACTATTTTATAACTTCGGGATGCTAGTCCTAAAGTGAAGAACTTCAATAAGTTTGTCTTGAACAAACTTTAAACAAAGAGGTGGTGAGAGTATAAGTCATGGCGGAATTTTGTGGCTGGTGAATAGTCTTTGCAGAAGAGCTTCTAAAATATATGCTGAATGACAGTggtgaagaaaacaaaaatgttgTCGACTCAACACAAGAAGCATATACATTACATAGCAAACTTCGGCGAATGCATGTCCTAATGGAAATTCTGACAAAGCTGATGGGGCATTTTGCAATGCCATACAAGCTATAGTTGTAGGTAAAATGTAGCTACAAATCGAGAGGTTATCTTGAAGTCTAGGAAGAAACTTCATAGGCAAGGTTACACTCAAAAGCCAGGACTCTATTGTAGTGACAACAATGTTGATACTCCTTTTATATGCTGATTTTATAGTGATACAACTTATGTTTATTtgcaaacaaaataataatatgtagCAAATATAACAATCAAGTTCATACATCATATGTGAAAGAAAATCCTATGTCAATGATCACCCATGTAGATATCCCATTTTTATTTATACACATAACTGGGTGATGAAATCAAAATATTTCAATGGAAATTGCACAACTGTGATGCATCTAAATGAGATAATTAAGAGCTTTTCTTTTCCACAAAATTCAGCAACAATCTTAAGCCAATACACCTAAAACAAAAACTGCTAGTGTGATTTTCAAAAACTGCTGGTGTCTCAGGTCAATCATCCAGTACTATAAACTGTGGCTGTGTTGTTAAACCTGCAGAAGATGTCAAAAGCAAATATATAAGTACACGCATCACCTTGGAAATAAGAATTTgaccaaaattcaaaaaaaatccGATATTTGCAACTAagaataattaagaaaaaaaatatttagcttTTAACGTGCAGGTGTGCTTTTAAGAAAAGGTGGTAGGGATggagagaaaaagaaacaaaccttCAAGCACAGTTGTAACTGCTGCATTAGGTACAAGAAGCCCAACTATACGTCTGTTATCTGATGATGTAGTTTCAACGCAAACAATGCGTATCCTCCTGTGAAATTGTTTGACCTGTACATATTTTTATTtgcattattataaaataattattatatttcaagcaagGTGTAATGCTCCAATGATTAAACAATCCACCAGAGGCTCAACAGAATCAGCACATTTTTCATCAGGAATACAAATACCTGCTTAGAAAGAGCCGTTTGTATTTTTCCCCAAATAGGAACAATGACACCACATAAGACATTTACTTCTTGTAGTCTTGAGCCAACTGAACATGATTTACCATTCTTACAATTCGGACCATGCATGCACTGACAACAAAGGTAAGAAGTCATAATGTGAGATAATGTGAATTTAAAATTAGGACCATGCATGAAGGTGCAATTACGAGAAATAACGTATGGTATATAAACCTGTTTAGATGATGCTTCATAATCGTGTTCCCAACGAATTTTGGCCGCCTCTAAAGATGaaacttttgaatattttttagttAATTCTGCCCGATGCATATCCCTACAATTGCATTGGAAAATGGGTAAACAAGAAAGTTAAACTAAAAGAAGGCCAAGTAACTGAAATACATACCGAGGTGATTCTCCGGTGGTGGGACGAACTATCTTATACATAGCTGAAGCAGAACTGGAATATAAAGAACAAACATAATGAGTTCAGTAAACTGtcattaattgaaattgaatcgTTATACAAGTACGACAAAAATCAGAAACAATACCTTTCAAAAGCTAAAATAACATGACGTTTTCCCATAAACTCACTCTTGGACAGGTAGAAGCCGTCATCAGATGAACCAAATTCAGATTTCAGCTTCCCTTTCAACATGGTGTTCGCCAACTGATGTGTAAATGATATCAGTAAAATAGGTAAGTTAGAGTAAAGAAAAATTTAGTTAGGACATCTAAGAAAGAATATGCACCTCCCATGAAACTCCACGATCCAAGGAGAATGTGAACAAAACAGTTGAAGCCCCACTCATTTGATCAACATAGACTGTCTGCATCAGATAAAAGTTATACCGTCAGTCTTAAATACGAAAATGAGTGGCAGCAAGAAGTTTAGAACAAAACTAAATACCTTTGGAGTCCCTTGCAGTTCAATGACATTAGCTTTCAAGTGAACAATGCCTCTGTCAAGGCTACCTTCAATGCGAGCTTTTTGAACAAGAAGATCCAAGTTATTCACAAATAACTCAAATAGCCTGTTGATACAGAATAAATTAGTGTATTGAACAAAATGCTGAAAGTAAAAGCATCAAATCAtttcattcacaaaatacaaaCCTATTCTGAATCTCAGGAGCTATGCCCAAAATCCGGTTGAGAAATCGTCGAATagcttttttattttggttgctTTTTTTAGAGTTTCCTTTAAATATAAGAAGTCAACATTTAATAATGAGGAAAAACACTGATAATGATGAAAActgaaatatattttgattagaTATCATATCACCATTATTATATACGACAAAAACAATGAATTACCAGTGGTTTCCATAGAAATTCCAACAGAATCAAGAGCAACTGTAGCCTGCCCATTAAAATCTTTGATTGTATCTGGACTGTCAGATAAGCATCCTGGAGGTACAACAACAGGAGGATCCTACATAACACTACTTTTATCAGTAGATGGATACGAGTAATTCATTTCCTATTAAACTGGAATTGCCAATATgcatatttgttattttcaacaaaaattatataccTGCTCCTTTATTGCTTTGTACAAATTCTCCAGAGCCCTCTTTCCATAATCATTCTCATAATTATATGCACTTAATGAAGGTCCAGCCCTGTAATGAATGCACGAACAATATCGGCtaagatgttaaaatatatccATGGTGGCTCACTAGAAACACAAAACTGATAAATCCTACTTACCTGCGGTCCCCCTGAGTCAAAGCCCCAAGGGATTCTAATCTCATAGCAACAGTTGATGCAAATCGGCGTTCTCCACCAAGGTCTGAGAATAGTAATCtgaagaacattttcaaggatAAGAAATTGCATTAAACGACACTTATCACTGCAACAATTTCAAATAAGATTTATAGTGTTCTGTTTCCCACTTGGACCAAATTAATCAATAATGCTTAGTGACCTGTATTGTGGTGCTGAGACTTGATTTGATCTATGAGTTCTTCCAAACTGCTGAACTGCTCGGTCGGCACTCCATGGAAGTTCTAGTGTTATATGAAcccttcttttctattttgttaaggtcaaagaaaacaaaaacaaaaacaaaaaacaaaattagcataaaataattgtacaaaacccataaaaataatacaaacaGTTTGATTACCTGATTTCTCACTCTTCTGTCTGCCTGCAAGGAAACGCCAGCTGATCCAGCTTCAGAGATGATAGCGACTAACTTCTTACCTTCCATGAAGAGCATTTTTTCATGCATGTTGACCATTTCGGCAGTGACATCTCTTCTAAAgggaaaaacacaaaaagttaATTCAGCTAGAACGTGAATGTTTATCGATTAGATATGGAGACATTTTGCAACTCACGTATTTCGAGGCTCATAAACCACACCCTGTCCACTAGGGTCTCTCACAAGCCTTCCCTTCCTTCCTGTAATTTCTGCAACTATGTCTTGGCCTCCTAACTGGTCAATAATTTCATCCAAAGGATTGTTTGGAAGATCCAAAGCATGAATCCTCTCTAATATTTCTCTCTTGCACTCGATGGGTGTGCCAAAACTGCAGCAAACCGATAAAAATATTCCTCAGTTCCGTACTCTTTTTATTTTACgtaaaatgataaattattccATTTAAACCAGAGTGCCAAACTAAACAAATTATGTGCTAAACCTCTTTGGgagtttaattttgtttgttccAGGAGGAGGATATTCGACAGTTTTATCCTTGCACAAACTACATGTCCATTCCTCAAGAGTAAAATCGCGAATTGGGGGCACCAAGCCTGACTGATGAGCGTATTTTCCACAGCGGGAACACTGCAACAAGTTTTCCCTTTCCTGCGAAGAAAATTACGTGAGTCCAACACATATGGCATCAAGGCAATTCAAGAAAGCTTATTCagagaataattaaataaaaactacCTCTTCTTTAATGCTAATTTCACATTTCTGAAACTCATCATAATCAGAGTCGGCAGCTGCATCAAATCAATGAGGAGTTTTTTATGTAATGAATACTACCATCACTACTTTAAAAGAATGTCAGAGATTCAAATCGTAAACAGTATTCATGTGCACGTGCGTGATAGCTAGCTCATGATTATAACAATACAAAAGAATAACTTGAGAAAGAAAACAAACCACTTTCATCCTCTTCTGAACCACTTTCATCCTCTTCTGGTCCGTAATCAGAATCAGAGACAGCTGTATCTAGTAAACGGTGAAATTAAAAAGGTATCATGTAATGGTATAGTGTACTGAATATTAAAATAGCACACTTCAGTAGTACATGAAAGGTTAATCAAAATTTGCTTGAAACTCACTTCCACATTCTTCGTCACTTTCAGCATCACTAGGAGGCTCCAATTTAGCTACTTTACTGACTCTAGATTTTGCTGAAACGGCAGGACCTGCAAAGTGCCTCTTCCTTCCAAGACTTCCGAGACCATCATCTACTATAatagaattgaaaataaaaaattgttgtaaagaatgtatttttacttttattaataGTAATTTTTCTTATTAGTAATAATTTGTATTCGGCTCATTATAAACACACTAGTGGTTATGCATTATTCATAACTTCGAaatatattcagttttcacaaAACTAATATCTGcgaaataatgaaaaataaatgaaacaTTCATATCAAACACAGCACCTGGGAGAACTTCAGGCTTTTTCGGCCATGAGATATCATCTGGGTAATAATCTTCAACAAATTTTAGCATTAACTCACGAGGTCCAGAAATAAAGTCATCAAGTTCAGAGCCCTATCcaacacaataaataaataacataatgCAACTGAAATGCAGAAAATATTGTTATATAGGAAATTCAAAAGGATCCGAACTGTAATACAAACGTATTTTAAAACAGCATCCTCTGTCCTTGCTTCCCCGGTACTCTGCAGACCTATGACTACACACTTGTCTTCCATTAATGCTTGGTTCACCAGTCTCACTACAGTAGGGACTTTAGCAGACATACACAAGTGTCTAAAGAAGCGCTGCAATTTTACAAGGAAAATGGCCAATCCAAAAACCTTAGTAAATAATAAATCTTTAATAGGCATGACGAACTTGTCTCTAGGCACCAACTTAAACTTAATACCTGGTGCGCTGCCCAGTATAATCTCCATATTAGTCTTGGATTCTCTACTTTTAAAGATATAAAATTATTACGCAAATCCACCCAAACTTCTGTAGCCTTTTTATACACATCCTATGAAATTTGATAAAAACATTCATCATCAGGcttgttcacaaaaaaaaaaaaaacattcattATCAGATGAGCATACTGAAATCACCATTGTCTGAGATTGGCAATAGGCTCAAAGAAATTAGTTGTCATACCATCATTTTATCTTCTAATCTTGCTTCTATAATATCAAACTCAGCACCCTTGTAGCTAAGCGTACGACATAAATACATGCCCCTGTAATTTGAAAAATGAAGCCGATTAATAAATACTTCCGATACATATAAGTGCATAATGCAAAGAGTGGGTGTGTTTGTAGAAATGTTATAACCTTGCTTTCAAGTCCATTGCAACTAGCTCTAGAGCTCCAACACCCCCTTTTTCAAGAGCCTCTGGATTCATCAACTCATTTATTAACTTTAAACAATTACAGGGTGAGGGACAAAGGCCACATGTAGgaaatatttactattttaaaaacaaaaagataagAGAAAGACTGCTACCTAGAAAGTCATAAAAATCACTAAAATCAGTCCCTTCTCCCCAAAGGCCAAGTCGAACCATATAAGCCATATTGCGAGGTTCAGATGCTCCAGTAGCTGAACAATAAACAACACGAGCTTCAGGTAGTTGAGCCTGTCAAATTAGATTGAAAGAATTATTTCACTTTAAAATGAACAATTGACACAGTTAAATCCATACATGAATTGCCAAATCATAAAATACAAGCCTCGAAAAACCACAAATAACTCAAATATGAATTCCAAAATGCCAAAAAACCATTCAATCCATGCTAAAAATAAGGGGGGAAATGAATAAATCTAACTTAACAAACAGCTTAGAATTACTCAGTTAATAACATGGCATTGTCACACTGCTTGAATCATCAGCCTGGCTCACTTAGAATGTGTCTAAAGTTACACATAtcaatatacaaaaatacacataaTGGAAAAAATTAGGGTCTCaaatggtaaaataaaaaaaaatcatattagcAGCTTTCTGTTACAGAGTAAGATGAACAAACCTGGATATCACGTACAGCTTGACCAGTTTTTGTTGAATCCATACCCGTTTCGGGAACCAAATTTTTTGCTTTATGACACTGTAATGAAGCCACTCACACTCTTTAGAAATAATATCACAAAAAATACCACTTAATAATAATATCCTTCAAACTTAAACAGTGGAAATACCAGTTTACACAAGGaacaatttcaatttaaaaaaatctgataCCTCATCAAAAATTATAAGACCATCAAACCCAGTTCCACACCACTGTACAAGCTGTTGCAGACGGGAACGACCTTTGCTAGATGATGCTATCAGGCTACTGTATGTCAAGAAAATAACTCCCTCCCTAACTCCAACAGTGTCCGAGTCAAGCTTAGTATAAGGCAGTTTGTTCAAAGCATGCACTGGATAGATTCaagaaagaaatatatttaaacTATCAAAGAGGTTAACTACATCATAGGACTTTAGTTACAAAAACACAGAAAACTTACCTTCAATGCAACTTGCACCCATATCATCCAAATCTCTTCTGGCGTCAAACTTCAAGTCTGAACCAATAGAAATCCACCTGTGTAGGATCATTGAAAAGagtaaaatgaattaaaaagaaCAAATGTGATCTCAATGCAAGTTGGTATGTGTGCTTGTACATTAAAGCACATTGAGAAGATGATACTAAAACTGTGATAGAGACTTACAAGGCTTTCTTCCTCCCATGGTGCCAGTTCTCCCAGATTAGCCCAGCGACTGTTCGACCTTTACCTACACCTGCTCCATCTCCAATAAAGAATCCAGCCCTAGCACCGTTGCGAATGTGTTGGAGATGTCTCTGCCATGTAAACAAAGTATCATACATATACCTAAAGTGTTATCAATTATCAATATTCAATCATGTGGTGAGAGAAACCTGACAAGCATAGACCAAAGTCTCAATCTGCAAGCATGACAAACTCTTGAAAAATTCCAACTCATCCTTAATCTTTGGAACATAAGTAGGCTCGGGTGGCTCTACTACAGACAAGGAAGATGTTTCCACAACTGGATCTGGGTGGGGAGGTCCGATAGATAGCTTTGATGGCCGCTGCATAACAAGAGACTTAGTATATGATAAATTAACCCAAAGAAAGTTTTAATGTAAATTGGTCTCTGGGTCTACAACTCACATAATCTGTAAATGTTTCTCCAGGCATACCACAGTCAGCTTCATCCTGTTCTACTTCTTTAACCAGCTGATAAAAAAACAAGAATGATAAATTCTTAGGTACATTGGAGTTTGGTTGGGTACTGGTACCCTATGGATTGAATTTTGACCACAGGTACAGTTCGccaaaaatagaaagatatacAATAAAAATTTCCCGAAATGTCAAAactttaaaagaaaattgacaAACATTTATGGGGAAgttaaagaaagaaataaaatataacagaACATTATTTCCCTGAactaacattataattattattattattttttcacaaccaatttaatctggttcgggggtcagttctggcatcaagtggttccggccccctcccgatcgcagttgcggggatcgaaccatggtcctccctaccaagttcggCGCCAATCAcaactgaaccaactaacgattggtagaACTAACATTATTATAGATTATACATTATtcctattaattaattaataatgaaatcaaaagaaaattccaaaagTGATTTTTTCCACCAATTAAGATACCCTCCAAATATAACTTGCACAACAAGTTAAGTAATCATTCTCTAAGCAACACAACATTCATTACATGAAATtccatcaaattcaaaattaggTCAAAATCAAATCACCAACAACagtaaaaaaaagtcataatcaaagtaaaaaaaaaaaaacctcgtTAACATCTTCTTCACCATCATCACTATCATCAAGGTGAACGGAACAGTTAGGACAACAGTACTTCGAGCGGTTATTTGATACGTTAACGACAGCCAGACAAACCGGACATCGAAGCCAAT
Coding sequences within it:
- the LOC123893868 gene encoding protein FORGETTER 1-like isoform X5 gives rise to the protein MPKETTKFSRKLKEKMKTPANKKTVSSAHTSSSYQQLQSHSRRLGMKTPPPAVLRARAAVWRIQQSLFPQQHKLRVTDSELPHPKYEMPDDFSTDQSDDWLRCPVCLAVVNVSNNRSKYCCPNCSVHLDDSDDGEEDVNELVKEVEQDEADCGMPGETFTDYRPSKLSIGPPHPDPVVETSSLSVVEPPEPTYVPKIKDELEFFKSLSCLQIETLVYACQRHLQHIRNGARAGFFIGDGAGVGKGRTVAGLIWENWHHGRKKALWISIGSDLKFDARRDLDDMGASCIEVHALNKLPYTKLDSDTVGVREGVIFLTYSSLIASSSKGRSRLQQLVQWCGTGFDGLIIFDECHKAKNLVPETGMDSTKTGQAVRDIQAQLPEARVVYCSATGASEPRNMAYMVRLGLWGEGTDFSDFYDFLEALEKGGVGALELVAMDLKARGMYLCRTLSYKGAEFDIIEARLEDKMMDVYKKATEVWVDLRNNFISLKVENPRLIWRLYWAAHQRFFRHLCMSAKVPTVVRLVNQALMEDKCVVIGLQSTGEARTEDAVLKYGSELDDFISGPRELMLKFVEDYYPDDISWPKKPEVLPDDGLGSLGRKRHFAGPAVSAKSRVSKVAKLEPPSDAESDEECGTVSDSDYGPEEDESGSEEDESAADSDYDEFQKCEISIKEEERENLLQCSRCGKYAHQSGLVPPIRDFTLEEWTCSLCKDKTVEYPPPGTNKIKLPKSFGTPIECKREILERIHALDLPNNPLDEIIDQLGGQDIVAEITGRKGRLVRDPSGQGVVYEPRNTRDVTAEMVNMHEKMLFMEGKKLVAIISEAGSAGVSLQADRRVRNQKRRVHITLELPWSADRAVQQFGRTHRSNQVSAPQYRLLFSDLGGERRFASTVAMRLESLGALTQGDRRAGPSLSAYNYENDYGKRALENLYKAIKEQDPPVVVPPGCLSDSPDTIKDFNGQATVALDSVGISMETTGNSKKSNQNKKAIRRFLNRILGIAPEIQNRLFELFVNNLDLLVQKARIEGSLDRGIVHLKANVIELQGTPKTVYVDQMSGASTVLFTFSLDRGVSWELANTMLKGKLKSEFGSSDDGFYLSKSEFMGKRHVILAFESSASAMYKIVRPTTGESPRDMHRAELTKKYSKVSSLEAAKIRWEHDYEASSKQCMHGPNCKNGKSCSVGSRLQEVNVLCGVIVPIWGKIQTALSKQVKQFHRRIRIVCVETTSSDNRRIVGLLVPNAAVTTVLEGLTTQPQFIVLDD